In one window of Brenneria goodwinii DNA:
- a CDS encoding TatD family hydrolase: protein MSTENGLTGGIVTRHTFIDTHCHFDFPPLSENVSGSLHLAATAGVERIVVPAVESRYFDRVLALAHNHPSLYAALGLHPLYISRHRDADLELLQASLCQHSAKLVAVGEIGLDFYMQTPQLARQCALLEAQLKLAKQHDLPVILHSRRSHDRLAQLLRRADVPRTGVIHGFAGSLEQAQAFIRLGYYIGVGGTITYPRANKTRQAIARLPLDHLLLETDAPDMPVCGYQGEPNRPERIALVFQSLCQLRSESAADIADALYRNTLRLFELSPSSETFP, encoded by the coding sequence ATGTCCACTGAAAACGGGCTGACCGGGGGCATTGTTACCCGGCATACATTTATTGATACGCACTGCCATTTTGATTTCCCGCCGCTCAGCGAGAACGTATCGGGAAGTCTGCACTTGGCTGCAACGGCTGGAGTTGAACGTATTGTTGTTCCGGCGGTTGAATCCCGCTACTTTGATCGCGTGCTCGCGTTAGCGCATAACCATCCTTCCCTTTATGCCGCCCTTGGGCTACATCCGCTCTATATTTCCCGCCATCGCGACGCCGACCTGGAACTGCTGCAAGCTAGCCTGTGTCAACACTCGGCAAAGCTGGTGGCCGTGGGAGAAATCGGGCTGGATTTCTACATGCAAACGCCGCAGTTAGCGCGGCAATGCGCACTGCTTGAAGCGCAGCTTAAGCTGGCCAAGCAGCACGATCTTCCTGTCATTCTGCATTCACGCCGTAGCCATGATCGACTTGCGCAGCTATTGCGCCGAGCCGATGTGCCGCGCACGGGCGTGATCCACGGATTCGCCGGAAGCCTGGAACAGGCACAGGCTTTTATTCGGCTGGGTTATTACATTGGCGTTGGCGGTACCATTACCTATCCTCGGGCGAATAAGACGCGCCAGGCGATCGCCCGCTTACCTCTCGACCATCTGCTGCTGGAAACGGATGCGCCAGATATGCCGGTCTGCGGCTATCAGGGGGAACCTAACCGTCCTGAGCGGATAGCGCTGGTTTTTCAGTCTCTTTGCCAGTTGCGATCTGAATCTGCCGCCGATATCGCTGATGCGTTATATCGCAATACTCTGCGCCTGTTCGAATTGTCGCCGTCGAGTGAAACATTTCCATAA
- a CDS encoding CsbD family protein, with protein sequence MNSDIVVGKWKQWKGNFWAMWAEWFDSDCAWLEGNNGYLSGVLQEDYGKEYEKSSSEKTVLH encoded by the coding sequence ATGAATAGCGATATCGTTGTCGGCAAATGGAAACAGTGGAAAGGGAATTTCTGGGCAATGTGGGCCGAATGGTTTGACAGTGACTGCGCATGGCTGGAAGGGAACAATGGCTATTTGTCCGGCGTGTTGCAGGAAGACTACGGCAAAGAGTACGAAAAGTCCTCTTCAGAGAAAACGGTCTTACACTGA
- a CDS encoding DUF1328 domain-containing protein gives MFRWGIIFLVIALIAAVLGFGGLAGAATGAAKIVFVVGVILFLVSLFAGRKRL, from the coding sequence ATGTTTCGTTGGGGAATCATCTTCTTAGTCATCGCGCTAATCGCCGCTGTACTGGGTTTTGGCGGCTTGGCCGGCGCAGCGACAGGGGCGGCTAAAATCGTTTTTGTCGTGGGTGTCATTCTGTTCCTGGTGAGTTTGTTTGCCGGTCGTAAACGGCTTTAG
- the osmY gene encoding molecular chaperone OsmY gives MTKTKLTQSLIAVVLGSVLAGGNALAEDTLGQKAQRIADTTGEKVDSSVNTASGYMSDSATTARVKSALLEDKSIESGDISVVTTSGVVTLSGFVASQDVATHAVQVASKAEGVTSVSDKLQVKGTTTQSVGSYADDTMVTSSIKAKLLADDIVPSRKVKVETHEGIVQLSGEVDNQAQSARAESVAKKVSGVKSVKNDLTIKS, from the coding sequence ATGACAAAGACCAAACTGACTCAATCTCTGATCGCGGTTGTCCTGGGTTCCGTTCTGGCTGGCGGTAACGCTCTGGCCGAAGATACGCTGGGGCAAAAAGCACAACGCATCGCAGATACCACGGGTGAGAAAGTCGATAGCTCCGTTAATACCGCCTCAGGCTACATGAGCGATAGCGCGACCACGGCAAGGGTGAAAAGCGCGCTGTTGGAAGATAAATCCATTGAGAGCGGCGATATCTCAGTCGTCACCACGAGCGGGGTTGTGACCCTGAGCGGGTTCGTCGCTAGTCAGGACGTGGCAACTCACGCGGTGCAGGTAGCGAGTAAAGCCGAAGGTGTGACCTCAGTCAGCGACAAACTGCAGGTCAAAGGCACTACCACGCAGTCAGTCGGCTCTTATGCCGATGACACCATGGTGACCAGCTCGATTAAGGCGAAATTGCTGGCGGATGACATCGTCCCTTCACGTAAGGTGAAAGTAGAAACACATGAGGGGATCGTACAACTGAGCGGTGAAGTCGATAATCAGGCGCAGTCCGCGCGTGCTGAAAGCGTCGCCAAAAAAGTTAGCGGTGTGAAAAGCGTTAAAAACGATCTGACAATCAAGTCATAA
- the prfC gene encoding peptide chain release factor 3: MSPSEYAREVSKRRTFAIISHPDAGKTTITEKVLLFGQAIQTAGTVKGRGSNQHAKSDWMEMEKQRGISITTSVMQFPYHDCLINLLDTPGHEDFSEDTYRTLTAVDCCLMVIDAAKGVEDRTRKLMDVTRLRDTPILTFMNKLDRDIRDPMELLDEVENELNIACAPITWPIGCGKLFKGVYHLYKDETYLYQTGKGHTIQEVRIVKGLNNPDLDAAIGEELAMQLREELELVQGASHEFELEAFLSGDLTPVFFGTALGNFGVDHMLDGLVAWAPTPMPRKTDTREVAAAEEKFTGFVFKIQANMDPKHRDRVAFMRVVSGKYEKGMKLRQVRTGKDVVISDALTFMAGDRSHVEEAYPGDIIGLHNHGTIQIGDTFTQGEEMKFTGIPNFAPELFRRIRLRDPLKQKQLLKGLVQLSEEGAVQVFRPLTNNDLIVGAVGVLQFDVVVARLKTEYNVEAVYESVNVSTARWVEGNDVKKFEDFKRKNEQHLALDGGDNLAYIAPTMVNLNLTRERYPDVAFHQTREH, encoded by the coding sequence ATGTCTCCTAGTGAATACGCCCGCGAAGTCTCGAAAAGAAGAACTTTCGCCATTATTTCCCACCCCGATGCCGGTAAAACAACCATTACTGAAAAAGTATTACTGTTCGGGCAGGCGATCCAGACAGCCGGTACGGTAAAAGGCCGCGGGTCGAATCAACATGCAAAATCCGACTGGATGGAGATGGAAAAACAGCGTGGCATCTCCATCACCACGTCCGTGATGCAGTTTCCCTATCATGATTGTCTGATAAACCTGCTGGACACCCCGGGGCACGAAGACTTCTCTGAGGATACTTACCGCACGCTGACCGCCGTGGATTGCTGTCTGATGGTGATTGATGCGGCGAAGGGGGTCGAAGATCGTACCCGCAAGCTGATGGACGTTACCCGCCTGCGCGATACGCCGATCCTGACTTTCATGAACAAACTTGACCGTGACATCCGCGATCCGATGGAGTTGCTGGATGAAGTGGAAAACGAACTGAACATCGCCTGTGCGCCGATCACCTGGCCAATTGGCTGCGGCAAGTTGTTCAAAGGCGTTTATCACCTTTATAAGGATGAAACCTATCTTTACCAGACGGGGAAGGGCCATACGATCCAGGAAGTGCGTATCGTAAAAGGGCTGAATAATCCGGATCTGGATGCCGCGATTGGCGAAGAGCTGGCGATGCAGTTACGTGAAGAGCTGGAACTGGTGCAAGGGGCGTCGCATGAGTTTGAGCTGGAAGCCTTTCTGTCGGGCGATCTGACGCCGGTCTTTTTTGGTACGGCGCTGGGTAACTTTGGCGTCGACCATATGCTGGACGGTCTGGTTGCCTGGGCGCCAACGCCGATGCCGCGTAAAACCGATACCCGCGAGGTGGCGGCGGCTGAAGAAAAATTCACCGGTTTTGTGTTTAAAATTCAGGCCAACATGGATCCGAAACACCGTGACCGCGTGGCTTTTATGCGCGTGGTGTCCGGTAAATATGAGAAAGGGATGAAACTGCGTCAGGTGCGTACCGGCAAAGACGTGGTGATTTCCGATGCCCTGACGTTCATGGCGGGCGACCGTTCCCATGTCGAAGAGGCCTATCCCGGCGATATCATCGGCTTGCATAACCACGGAACCATTCAGATCGGGGATACCTTTACCCAGGGTGAAGAGATGAAATTCACCGGCATTCCTAACTTTGCGCCGGAACTGTTCCGCCGCATCCGCCTGCGCGACCCGTTGAAGCAGAAACAATTGCTTAAAGGGTTGGTGCAGCTATCTGAAGAGGGCGCGGTACAGGTATTCCGCCCGTTGACCAATAACGATCTGATCGTCGGCGCCGTGGGGGTGTTGCAGTTTGATGTGGTGGTCGCCCGTCTGAAGACCGAATACAACGTGGAAGCCGTCTATGAATCCGTCAATGTCTCCACCGCCCGCTGGGTTGAAGGCAACGACGTGAAAAAATTCGAGGACTTCAAACGCAAGAACGAACAGCATCTGGCGTTGGATGGCGGCGATAACCTGGCCTATATCGCCCCGACGATGGTCAATTTGAATCTGACGCGGGAACGTTACCCGGACGTCGCGTTTCATCAAACACGCGAACATTAA
- the tam gene encoding trans-aconitate 2-methyltransferase, with protein sequence MNDWNPPLYLRFENERTRPALELISRIAHPRADKISDLGCGPGNSTALLRQAWPQAQITGIDTSEAMLAKAREHLPGCHFQRADIAAWRAEARQDIIYANASLQWVRDHERLIPHLVRQLAPDGVLAIQMPDNLDQPSHRLMREVANAQSWRDKLGDTDQVRQRLLTTEQYYDLLTAQGCDVDIWRTTYYHVMPDAQAIVDWLRATGLRPFLAPLNEEEQSSFLQAYLSQLQLAYPARRDGRCLLAFPRLFMIAAKQG encoded by the coding sequence ATGAACGACTGGAATCCCCCACTCTATCTGCGTTTCGAAAATGAACGAACCCGCCCCGCCCTTGAGCTGATATCCCGTATTGCGCACCCTCGGGCGGACAAGATCAGCGATCTCGGCTGTGGGCCCGGCAACAGCACCGCGTTGTTGCGTCAGGCCTGGCCGCAGGCGCAGATTACCGGTATCGATACCTCGGAGGCCATGCTGGCAAAAGCGCGGGAACATTTACCCGGCTGCCATTTCCAACGGGCGGATATCGCCGCCTGGAGAGCGGAAGCGCGGCAGGACATCATCTACGCCAATGCTTCTCTGCAGTGGGTTCGGGATCATGAGCGGCTAATTCCCCACCTGGTACGGCAGTTGGCGCCCGATGGCGTACTGGCGATCCAGATGCCCGATAACCTCGACCAGCCAAGCCATCGTTTAATGCGTGAGGTCGCCAATGCGCAAAGTTGGCGCGACAAACTGGGGGATACAGACCAGGTCCGGCAGAGGCTGCTCACGACCGAGCAGTATTACGACCTGCTGACGGCGCAAGGTTGCGACGTCGATATATGGCGCACCACCTATTACCACGTTATGCCGGATGCCCAGGCGATTGTCGACTGGTTACGAGCAACCGGGCTACGGCCGTTCCTTGCGCCGTTAAATGAAGAAGAGCAATCATCATTCTTGCAGGCTTATCTGTCGCAGTTGCAGCTCGCGTACCCGGCACGTCGGGACGGACGGTGTTTGCTGGCGTTTCCACGCCTGTTTATGATTGCCGCAAAACAGGGATAA
- a CDS encoding YtjB family periplasmic protein produces MVRARVKFRLHRTAIVLICLALLVILMQGASYFSLSHQMARSEQVEDIARTLTRQVAFSLSPLMESADDNSQKINNILKQLTEHSRILDAGIYQQDGSLVARAGEQVQLRDRLALDGNRVGSYFNQQLVQSIEGKDGPIGFLRVTLDTHVLATEAKQVDNTTNILRLMILLSLAIGIILTRTLLQNRRTRWQQSPYLLTASTPLKEDDGDETGNDAAVDSDAKEQEKS; encoded by the coding sequence ATGGTTCGGGCCCGGGTAAAATTCCGCCTACATCGCACAGCCATTGTGCTGATTTGCTTAGCTCTGCTGGTAATTTTGATGCAGGGCGCTTCCTATTTCAGTCTGAGTCACCAGATGGCGCGTTCTGAACAGGTTGAAGATATCGCGCGTACGCTGACCAGGCAGGTTGCGTTCAGTCTCTCTCCGCTGATGGAAAGCGCTGATGATAACAGCCAGAAAATCAATAATATCCTCAAGCAGCTCACCGAACACAGCCGTATTTTGGATGCCGGTATTTATCAGCAGGATGGTTCGCTGGTGGCGCGCGCCGGCGAGCAGGTTCAGCTCCGCGATCGGCTGGCGTTGGACGGTAATCGGGTCGGCAGCTATTTTAACCAACAATTGGTGCAATCGATTGAGGGGAAAGACGGGCCGATAGGCTTCCTGCGCGTCACGCTTGATACGCATGTGCTGGCGACAGAAGCCAAACAGGTGGATAACACCACCAATATTCTGCGTTTAATGATCCTGCTGTCGCTGGCCATCGGCATCATTCTGACGCGTACGCTGTTGCAGAACCGGCGCACTCGCTGGCAACAATCTCCTTACCTGCTGACCGCCAGCACCCCGCTAAAAGAAGATGACGGCGATGAGACGGGAAACGACGCCGCCGTTGATAGCGATGCGAAAGAGCAAGAGAAAAGCTAG
- the serB gene encoding phosphoserine phosphatase: MSNSLTYRDLPDEINCWPGLPLSLSGNEVMPLDYRAGDTGWVLYGNVLDKNLLSRYQRRLGVAMVIVSAWNVGDYQVVRLAGTLTPKATKLAHEMDMDVAPMSNTPTLRSPGLLVMDMDSTAIQIECIDEIAKLAGTGDLVAEVTERAMRGELDFSASLRQRVGTLKGADANILRKVRKNLPLMPGLTNMVAQLQEAGWHVAIASGGFTYFADHLKDKLGLVAAVANEMGMRDGKLTGEVVGPIVDAKYKVATLRKLAEKLDIPMEQTVAIGDGANDLLMIKSSGLGIAYHAKPKVNEQSAVTIRHADLNGVLCILSGSMRHEKR; the protein is encoded by the coding sequence ATGTCGAATAGTCTGACCTATCGTGATCTCCCGGATGAGATTAACTGTTGGCCCGGACTGCCGCTATCATTGAGCGGTAATGAAGTTATGCCGCTCGATTACCGCGCCGGCGACACCGGCTGGGTGTTGTACGGCAACGTACTCGATAAGAATTTGCTTTCCCGTTACCAGCGTCGCCTGGGCGTGGCGATGGTCATTGTCAGCGCGTGGAATGTGGGCGACTATCAGGTAGTGCGGCTGGCGGGCACATTGACGCCGAAAGCGACAAAGCTGGCGCATGAGATGGACATGGATGTTGCGCCCATGAGCAACACCCCCACGCTGCGCTCGCCAGGTTTGCTGGTGATGGATATGGACTCCACGGCGATTCAGATTGAATGTATTGATGAAATCGCCAAACTGGCAGGTACCGGCGATCTGGTGGCCGAGGTGACCGAACGCGCAATGCGCGGCGAGCTGGATTTTTCCGCCAGTCTGCGTCAGCGGGTGGGAACCTTAAAAGGCGCGGATGCGAATATCTTGCGTAAAGTACGCAAAAACCTGCCGCTGATGCCGGGGCTGACCAATATGGTCGCACAGCTTCAGGAAGCCGGCTGGCATGTGGCCATCGCATCCGGCGGATTCACCTATTTTGCCGATCACCTGAAAGATAAACTGGGGCTGGTTGCCGCCGTCGCCAACGAAATGGGCATGCGGGATGGTAAACTGACCGGCGAAGTCGTCGGCCCGATCGTCGATGCGAAATACAAAGTTGCCACGCTGCGTAAGCTGGCGGAAAAACTGGACATCCCCATGGAGCAGACCGTCGCTATCGGCGATGGCGCTAACGATCTGCTGATGATCAAAAGTTCTGGCTTAGGCATTGCCTATCATGCCAAGCCCAAAGTCAACGAACAGTCGGCCGTGACGATTCGCCATGCCGACCTGAACGGTGTGCTGTGCATCCTTAGCGGCAGCATGAGACACGAGAAACGCTAA
- the radA gene encoding DNA repair protein RadA, giving the protein MAKAVKRAFVCNECGADYPRWQGQCSACHAWNTITEVRLAAASSSSRSDRLTGYAGESAGVSRVQKLSEISLEALPRFSTGFQEFDRVLGGGVVPGSAILIGGNPGAGKSTLLLQTLCKLAAQMKTLYVTGEESLQQVAMRAHRLGLPAHDLNMLSETSIEQICLIAEQEQPKLMVIDSIQVMHLADIQSSPGSVAQVRETAAYLTRFAKTRGVAIIMVGHVTKDGSLAGPKVLEHCIDCSVLLDGDADSRFRTLRSHKNRFGAVNELGVFAMTEQGLREISNPSAIFLSRGDEITSGSSVMVVWEGTRPLLVEIQALVDQSMMANPRRVAVGLEQNRLAILLAVLHRHGGLQMSDQDVFVNVVGGVKVTETSADLALLLSLVSSLRDRPLPQDLVVFGEVGLAGEIRPVPSGQERIAEAAKHGFKRAIVPHANMPKKPPLNMQVFGVKKLADALDILDDL; this is encoded by the coding sequence GTGGCAAAAGCAGTCAAACGCGCCTTTGTATGTAATGAATGCGGAGCAGACTACCCGCGCTGGCAGGGACAGTGCAGCGCCTGTCATGCCTGGAACACCATTACCGAAGTTCGGCTGGCCGCGGCATCCTCATCCTCCCGATCCGACCGCCTGACCGGCTATGCCGGCGAGAGCGCCGGCGTCAGCCGGGTACAAAAACTGTCGGAGATCAGTCTGGAGGCATTACCGCGCTTTTCCACCGGTTTCCAGGAATTTGACCGGGTGCTTGGCGGCGGCGTGGTTCCGGGCAGCGCCATTCTGATCGGCGGCAACCCTGGCGCCGGTAAAAGCACCCTGCTGCTGCAAACGCTGTGCAAACTCGCCGCACAGATGAAAACCCTGTACGTCACCGGGGAAGAATCGTTACAACAGGTCGCGATGCGGGCGCACCGTCTCGGTTTACCCGCCCACGATCTGAATATGCTGTCCGAAACCAGCATTGAGCAGATTTGCCTGATCGCCGAGCAGGAACAGCCGAAGCTGATGGTGATTGACTCTATTCAGGTCATGCACCTTGCCGATATCCAGTCATCTCCCGGCAGCGTCGCGCAGGTGCGTGAAACCGCCGCCTACCTCACCCGTTTTGCCAAGACGCGCGGCGTCGCCATTATTATGGTCGGTCACGTCACCAAAGATGGTTCGTTGGCTGGCCCGAAAGTGCTGGAACACTGTATCGACTGCTCCGTGCTTTTGGACGGCGACGCCGATTCCCGTTTCCGCACCCTGCGCAGCCATAAAAACCGCTTCGGCGCCGTCAACGAACTGGGCGTATTCGCCATGACCGAACAGGGTCTGCGTGAAATCAGCAATCCTTCCGCCATTTTTCTCAGCCGCGGCGATGAAATCACCTCCGGCAGTTCAGTGATGGTGGTATGGGAAGGCACGCGTCCGCTGCTGGTGGAAATTCAGGCGCTGGTGGATCAGTCAATGATGGCGAATCCGCGCCGGGTGGCGGTAGGACTGGAACAGAACCGCCTGGCGATCCTGCTGGCCGTGCTGCATCGCCACGGCGGCTTGCAGATGTCCGATCAGGATGTGTTCGTCAACGTGGTCGGGGGCGTCAAGGTGACGGAGACCAGCGCCGACCTGGCGCTGTTGCTGTCTCTGGTGTCCAGCCTGCGCGATCGCCCGTTGCCGCAGGATCTGGTGGTCTTCGGCGAAGTGGGGCTGGCAGGCGAGATCCGCCCGGTGCCCAGCGGGCAGGAACGCATTGCGGAAGCCGCCAAGCATGGTTTTAAACGCGCCATCGTACCTCATGCCAACATGCCGAAAAAACCGCCGCTCAACATGCAGGTTTTCGGCGTTAAAAAACTGGCCGACGCGCTGGATATTCTCGACGATCTATAA
- the nadR gene encoding multifunctional transcriptional regulator/nicotinamide-nucleotide adenylyltransferase/ribosylnicotinamide kinase NadR yields MSPFDYLKSAIRKKGCTLQQVADATDMTKGYLSQLLNAKIKSPSAQKLEALHRFLGLEFPRYEKKIGVVFGKFYPLHTGHIYLIQRACSQVDELHVILGYDEPRDRLLFENSSMSQQPTVSDRLRWLLQTFKYQKNIRIHAFNEQGMEPYPHGWDVWSRGIQAFMQEKGIQPNFVYTSEEQDAPQYREHLGIETVLVDPKRSFMSISGAQIRHDPFRYWEYIPTEVKPFFVRTVAILGGESSGKSTLVNKLANIFNTTSAWEYGRDYVFSHLGGDEMALQYSDYDKIALGQAQYIDFAVKYANKVAFIDTDFVTTQAFCKKYEGREHPFVQALIDEYRFDLVILLENNTPWVADGLRSLGSASARSEFQNLLKSMLAENDIPYVHVEESDYDSRFLRCVELVQQMLGHVR; encoded by the coding sequence ATGTCACCATTCGATTATCTGAAATCCGCCATCCGGAAAAAAGGATGTACCCTGCAACAGGTCGCTGATGCGACGGATATGACCAAGGGTTACCTCAGCCAGTTACTTAACGCCAAAATAAAAAGCCCCAGCGCGCAGAAACTTGAAGCGTTGCACCGTTTCCTCGGCCTTGAGTTTCCCCGCTATGAAAAAAAGATTGGCGTGGTATTCGGCAAGTTCTATCCGCTGCACACCGGGCATATCTATCTGATCCAACGCGCCTGTAGCCAGGTTGACGAACTGCACGTGATTTTGGGCTACGACGAACCCCGCGATCGCCTGTTGTTTGAGAACAGTTCGATGTCGCAGCAGCCAACCGTCAGCGATCGCCTGCGCTGGCTATTACAAACCTTTAAGTATCAGAAAAATATTCGCATCCACGCTTTTAACGAACAGGGAATGGAGCCTTACCCGCACGGCTGGGACGTATGGAGCAGAGGTATTCAGGCCTTTATGCAGGAGAAAGGCATCCAGCCCAATTTTGTCTATACCAGTGAAGAGCAGGATGCGCCGCAGTACCGCGAACATCTGGGTATTGAAACGGTACTGGTCGATCCTAAGCGCTCATTTATGAGCATCAGCGGCGCGCAGATCCGCCACGATCCCTTCCGTTACTGGGAGTATATCCCAACCGAAGTCAAACCCTTCTTTGTGCGCACCGTCGCCATCCTCGGCGGCGAATCCAGCGGTAAATCCACGCTGGTCAACAAGCTGGCAAACATCTTCAACACCACCAGCGCCTGGGAATACGGCCGTGATTATGTGTTTTCCCACCTGGGCGGCGATGAGATGGCCCTACAATATTCCGACTATGACAAAATCGCGCTTGGACAGGCACAATACATTGATTTTGCAGTAAAATATGCCAATAAGGTGGCGTTCATCGATACCGATTTCGTCACTACGCAGGCATTCTGCAAAAAGTATGAAGGGCGCGAGCACCCATTTGTTCAGGCACTGATTGACGAGTATCGTTTCGATCTGGTTATTCTGCTGGAAAACAACACCCCGTGGGTCGCAGACGGATTGCGCAGCCTGGGCAGCGCCTCTGCGCGGTCGGAATTTCAGAATCTGTTGAAAAGCATGCTGGCCGAGAATGATATCCCGTATGTCCATGTTGAAGAGTCGGACTACGACTCGCGTTTTCTGCGCTGCGTTGAACTGGTGCAGCAAATGCTAGGGCACGTGCGGTAG
- a CDS encoding 5-formyltetrahydrofolate cyclo-ligase, with the protein MQPISSSPSSLSSAQLRQQIRQDVRQRRRQLSAEQQALFARQALAQVSAHRKIEQAKTIAVFLSFDGELDTQPLIQRFWQQGKQVYLPVLHPFSAGNLLFLRYEPDTELVVNRLKILEPRLNVQQVLPVQQLDVLLTPLVAFDSQGQRLGMGGGFYDRTLQHWSQRGPYPIGLAHDCQQVDALPVESWDIPLPEIITPSRCWRW; encoded by the coding sequence ATGCAGCCGATTTCATCATCCCCATCATCGCTTTCTTCAGCCCAGCTTCGGCAGCAAATCCGTCAGGACGTGCGGCAACGGCGGCGTCAGCTCAGCGCGGAACAGCAGGCATTGTTTGCGCGGCAGGCTCTGGCGCAAGTGTCGGCGCATCGAAAAATAGAACAGGCTAAAACTATCGCGGTGTTTTTATCGTTTGATGGCGAGCTGGATACCCAGCCGCTGATTCAGCGGTTCTGGCAACAGGGTAAACAGGTGTATCTGCCGGTTTTACACCCGTTCAGCGCCGGAAATCTGCTGTTCCTGCGCTACGAGCCGGATACCGAACTGGTGGTGAACCGGCTGAAGATTTTAGAGCCTCGCCTCAATGTGCAACAGGTTTTGCCCGTGCAGCAGTTGGATGTGCTGCTGACGCCGCTGGTGGCTTTTGACAGTCAGGGGCAGCGACTGGGAATGGGCGGCGGTTTCTACGACCGCACTCTGCAGCATTGGTCGCAGCGCGGACCCTATCCCATCGGTCTGGCGCACGATTGTCAGCAGGTTGATGCCTTGCCGGTCGAAAGCTGGGATATCCCGCTGCCGGAAATCATTACCCCCTCCCGCTGCTGGCGTTGGTGA
- the zapA gene encoding cell division protein ZapA, whose protein sequence is MSAQPVDIQIFGRSLRVNCPPEQQEALNQAAEDLNQRLQDLKVRTRVTNTEQLVFIAALNVCHELAQERGKTRDYAANMEQRIRMLQQTIEQALLEQGRITDRQGAQFE, encoded by the coding sequence ATGTCTGCACAACCAGTAGATATTCAGATTTTTGGCCGTTCGTTAAGAGTCAATTGTCCGCCGGAACAACAGGAAGCGTTGAATCAGGCAGCAGAAGACCTTAACCAGCGGTTGCAAGATCTTAAAGTTCGAACCAGAGTCACCAACACTGAGCAACTGGTGTTTATCGCCGCGCTGAATGTGTGCCATGAATTGGCGCAGGAACGCGGGAAAACGCGTGACTATGCCGCCAATATGGAACAGCGTATCCGTATGCTGCAACAGACCATCGAACAGGCGCTGTTGGAACAAGGCCGCATCACCGATCGTCAGGGCGCCCAGTTTGAGTAA
- a CDS encoding YecA family protein, translated as MSIENTFPGYEAIDHLLHQQQIALTAAEMHGLISGMLCGGNHDDSWKTLVLELTNDGMAFPQMLSQPLQHLYQATRETLEDDGFMFQLFLPDDNNKSVTVFDRADALAGWVNHFLLGLGVVQPRLNKVQGELKEAIHDLRNIAQLGYDEDEDQEELAQSLEEVIEYVRVSAILCHNEFTHPQVIAPEQKKPTLH; from the coding sequence ATGTCTATAGAGAATACGTTTCCAGGCTATGAAGCCATTGACCATTTGCTGCACCAGCAGCAGATCGCCCTAACCGCCGCAGAGATGCACGGACTGATCAGCGGTATGCTGTGTGGCGGCAACCATGACGACAGTTGGAAAACGCTGGTGCTTGAGCTGACGAACGACGGAATGGCTTTTCCACAGATGCTGTCTCAGCCCCTTCAACACCTGTATCAGGCCACGCGTGAGACGCTGGAAGATGATGGTTTCATGTTTCAGCTTTTCCTGCCGGATGATAACAACAAATCCGTCACGGTTTTCGACCGGGCGGATGCGCTGGCCGGTTGGGTAAACCACTTTTTGCTGGGTTTAGGCGTGGTTCAGCCCCGGCTGAACAAAGTTCAGGGTGAGTTGAAAGAAGCGATTCATGATTTACGCAACATCGCTCAACTTGGCTATGACGAAGATGAAGATCAGGAAGAGCTGGCGCAATCTCTCGAAGAAGTTATCGAATACGTGCGCGTTTCCGCCATTCTGTGTCATAACGAATTCACACATCCACAGGTTATAGCGCCAGAACAGAAGAAACCGACGCTGCATTAA